GAGTACTTGATCGTCTCGGCGTGATACGCAGAGCGCGAGGCACGGACGACTTCAGGCCCGGCGTCACGTGACGCCGGCACACGAGAAGCGCCCCTCGTAAACGTGGGGCGCTTCTCGTGTGACACGTCCGTCAGCGACGAGGACCGTCGGTCGGACCGCCGAGGTGCACTTCACGGCGCTCGTTGCGGCGCAGACCCGCTAAGCCCGCCAAGCCCAACAGTCCGAGCAGGCCCCACGGGAAGTCGTTGCCGTTGTCGTTCGTATTGTTCGTGGTACCCGTCCCGGTCGTATCAGTCGTTCCGGTCGTGTCGGTCGTTCCGGTCGTGGTGTCGGTCGTGGTGCCGGTATCGTCGGTTTGAGCAAACGCAGGCATCGGCAAGGCGACCAG
This genomic stretch from Deinococcus yavapaiensis KR-236 harbors:
- a CDS encoding WGxxGxxG family protein, whose translation is LVALPMPAFAQTDDTGTTTDTTTGTTDTTGTTDTTGTGTTNNTNDNGNDFPWGLLGLLGLAGLAGLRRNERREVHLGGPTDGPRR